Proteins co-encoded in one Longimicrobiales bacterium genomic window:
- a CDS encoding VCBS repeat-containing protein, whose amino-acid sequence MKRAVLLCTILGACASAPPTADTPAPSSAPPGDGGWRREVAPITVLDENARQYTHPFLGGLDVPRPQFVDIDGDGDLDLFVQERSNDLMHFENTGTPASARYEWRSDKYRDIDIGEWYRFIDMDGDGDHDMIAERPYSYIRLYKNTGSATAPRFEVVGDTLRDAAGDPIFADRQNIANAADLDCNGLMDLFLGRVDGTITRYEETPSTNGAAPRFRFVTNRFEGIEIVAAFGSMRHGANSMYFADVDEDGDLDLFWGDFFEAGVLFIQNHGTCPSPNLRGEPEPLRRADGETILTSGYNVPVLTDIDSDGDLDFFIGVIGGAFNPNTTASDNFHFYERTPAGLELRTTRFLDGIDVGSESTLAVADIDADGDLDMLVGNKIDRTSSQRARVYVFRNDGSAVAPRLQLTDTLDLAASYHHAPALADLTGDGRLELLLGTWNDGVLFFSNTGSPQEPQWVQDSTRTVRLTRGSNSTPALVDIDGDGDLDLFVGEASGTLNFYRNTGTSSAPAFELVSDEFDAIDVGRRSHPAFVDIDGDGDYDMVVGREEGGGVVFRNDGTRTEPRFVQDDSMLLPLPALAAPVFADMDGDGLPELLSGNLSGGVFFFRR is encoded by the coding sequence ATGAAGCGCGCAGTTCTCCTCTGCACCATCCTCGGCGCGTGCGCGTCCGCACCGCCGACCGCAGATACGCCAGCGCCGTCGTCTGCCCCGCCCGGCGACGGCGGCTGGCGGCGCGAGGTCGCCCCGATCACCGTTCTCGATGAGAACGCACGCCAGTACACGCACCCGTTCCTCGGCGGCCTGGATGTGCCGCGCCCGCAGTTCGTCGACATTGACGGCGACGGCGACCTGGATCTCTTCGTCCAGGAGCGGTCCAATGATCTGATGCACTTCGAGAACACGGGCACGCCCGCGTCAGCCCGTTACGAGTGGCGCAGCGACAAGTACCGTGACATCGACATCGGCGAGTGGTACCGCTTCATCGACATGGACGGCGACGGCGATCACGACATGATCGCGGAGCGACCGTACAGCTACATCCGGCTCTACAAGAACACCGGCTCGGCCACAGCGCCGCGATTCGAAGTCGTGGGTGACACACTGCGTGACGCTGCGGGAGACCCCATATTCGCCGATCGCCAGAACATCGCGAACGCGGCCGATCTCGACTGCAACGGCCTCATGGACCTGTTCCTCGGCCGCGTCGACGGGACCATCACTCGTTACGAGGAGACACCATCGACCAACGGTGCCGCTCCGCGGTTCCGCTTCGTCACGAATCGCTTCGAGGGCATCGAGATCGTCGCCGCCTTCGGCAGCATGCGACACGGCGCCAACTCGATGTACTTCGCCGACGTGGACGAGGATGGCGACCTCGACCTGTTCTGGGGCGACTTCTTCGAGGCCGGCGTTCTGTTCATCCAGAACCACGGCACCTGCCCGAGCCCGAACCTGCGCGGCGAGCCGGAGCCGCTCCGACGCGCGGACGGGGAGACGATCCTGACCAGCGGTTACAACGTGCCCGTCCTGACCGATATAGACAGTGATGGCGATCTCGATTTCTTCATTGGTGTCATTGGCGGTGCGTTCAACCCGAACACCACGGCCTCGGACAACTTCCACTTCTACGAGCGCACCCCGGCCGGGCTCGAGCTCCGCACGACACGGTTCCTGGATGGCATCGACGTCGGCAGTGAGAGCACCCTCGCCGTCGCGGACATCGATGCGGACGGCGACCTGGACATGCTCGTCGGAAACAAGATCGATCGCACGTCCAGCCAGCGCGCTCGCGTCTATGTCTTCCGTAATGATGGTTCGGCCGTCGCTCCGCGATTGCAGCTCACCGATACGCTGGACCTCGCGGCATCGTACCACCATGCACCCGCGCTCGCGGACCTGACGGGAGACGGCCGGCTCGAGCTGCTGCTCGGCACGTGGAACGACGGCGTGCTCTTCTTCTCGAATACAGGCTCGCCGCAGGAGCCGCAGTGGGTGCAGGACAGCACACGCACCGTGCGCCTCACGCGCGGCAGCAACTCCACACCCGCGCTGGTCGACATCGACGGAGATGGCGACCTGGACCTGTTCGTGGGCGAAGCGTCGGGCACGCTGAACTTCTACCGCAACACCGGCACTTCGTCAGCCCCGGCGTTCGAGCTGGTGTCGGACGAGTTCGATGCGATCGATGTCGGCCGGCGCAGCCATCCCGCATTCGTCGATATCGATGGGGACGGGGATTACGACATGGTGGTCGGGCGCGAGGAGGGTGGCGGCGTCGTCTTCAGGAATGACGGTACCCGTACCGAGCCGCGCTTCGTCCAGGACGACAGCATGCTGCTGCCGCTGCCGGCGCTCGCGGCGCCGGTCTTCGCAGACATGGATGGGGACGGTCTGCCCGAGCTGCTGTCCGGCAACCTGAGCGGCGGCGTTTTCTTCTTTCGACGCTAG